A genomic region of Phragmites australis chromosome 2, lpPhrAust1.1, whole genome shotgun sequence contains the following coding sequences:
- the LOC133892935 gene encoding GDSL esterase/lipase At5g45910-like, producing MRCRLFVCLVLLLALAGPRAAVAREYAAIFNFGDSLVDAGNLVVDGIPDYLATARLPYGMTYFGYPTGRCSDGRLVVDFIAQELGLPLLPPSKARNATFHRGANFAITGATSLDTPFFQERGLGQTVWNSGSLHTQIKWFQDMKPKICNSPQECRDLFRRSLFIVGEFGGNDYNSPLFAFRPLEEAHDFVPHVVDSLGKGIEKLIAEGAVELVVPGVLPIGCFPVYLSIFRKQPEMYGGRSGCIKDLNTLSWVHNAALQRKIVQLRAKHPGVRIMYADYYTPAIQFVLHAEKYGFLRQTPRACCGAPGVGEYNFNLTSKCGDPGAYACDDPSNHWSWDGIHLTEASYGHIAKGWLYGPFADPPILENSNHR from the exons ATGAGGTGCCGGCTGTTCGTTTGCCTCGTTCTCCTCCTCGCGCTGGCGGGGCCGCGGGCGGCCGTGGCGCGGGAGTACGCGGCCATCTTCAACTTCGGGGACTCCCTCGTGGACGCTGGCAACCTCGTCGTGGACGGCATCCCGGACTACCTCGCCACGGCGCGCCTGCCGTACGGCATGACCTACTTCGGGTACCCCACCGGGCGGTGCTCCGACGGCCGCCTCGTCGTCGACTTCATCG CGCAGGAGCTGGggctgccgctgctgccgccgtcCAAGGCGCGCAACGCGACGTTCCACCGCGGCGCCAACTTCGCCATCACGGGCGCCACGTCGCTGGACACGCCCTTCTTCCAGGAGCGCGGGCTGGGGCAGACGGTCTGGAACTCGGGGTCCCTGCACACCCAGATCAAGTGGTTCCAGGACATGAAGCCCAAAATCTGCAACTCCCCGCAAG AGTGCCGGGACCTTTTCCGGCGGTCGCTGTTCATCGTGGGCGAGTTCGGCGGGAACGACTACAACTCGCCGCTGTTCGCGTTCCGCCCCCTGGAGGAGGCGCACGACTTCGTGCCGCACGTGGTTGACTCCCTCGGCAAGGGCATCGAGAAGCTGATCGCGGAGGGGGCCGTGGAGCTGGTGGTTCCCGGGGTGCTCCCCATCGGGTGCTTCCCGGTGTACCTGTCCATCTTCCGCAAGCAGCCGGAGATGTACGGCGGGCGGAGCGGGTGCATCAAGGACCTCAACACGCTGTCGTGGGTGCACAACGCGGCGCTGCAGCGCAAGATCGTCCAGCTCCGGGCCAAGCACCCCGGCGTGCGCATCATGTACGCCGACTACTACACGCCCGCCATCCAGTTCGTCCTCCACGCCGAGAAATATG GATTCCTTCGGCAGACGCCGCGGGCGTGCTGCGGTGCGCCTGGGGTGGGCGAGTACAACTTCAACCTCACCTCCAAGTGCGGCGACCCCGGCGCGTACGCATGCGACGACCCCTCCAACCACTGGAGCTGGGACGGCATCCACCTCACCGAGGCGTCCTACGGCCACATCGCCAAGGGCTGGCTCTACGGGCCCTTCGCCGACCCGCCAATCCTCGAGAACAGCAACCACCGTTAA